In a single window of the Branchiostoma floridae strain S238N-H82 chromosome 2, Bfl_VNyyK, whole genome shotgun sequence genome:
- the LOC118405277 gene encoding outer dense fiber protein 3-like produces the protein MPEEEQRTRPMIAARERGPGPGRYALPSNVGYIKHDFTKRMNPSYTLAKRLEDTMFKKDCSPGPGYFIEPRITKHGVDGTPSYSVSGRIKDPRVFQPPGPGAYSPEKVHPQGERHAPVYSMAARTRYRKRDAVPAPNSYSLPQLLGSKVPNKFSSASYSMTARSKTGSFSEDLAKAPGPGRYNATDPNIVNNKKPAYSMLGRSFMPGDSTKKPGPGAHYPERVYVTKKKAPTYSLGIRHSEYITPLIVDVAD, from the exons ATGCCCGAGGAAGAGCAGAGGACGAGGCCCATGATTGCGGCACGGGAGAGAG GACCCGGCCCGGGAAGGTATGCCCTGCCGAGCAACGTGGGCTACATCAAGCATGACTTCACCAAGAGGATGAACCCCTCCTACACCCTCGCCAAGCGGCTGGAGGACACAA TGTTTAAGAAGGACTGCAGCCCAGGACCCGGCTACTTCATCGAACCCAGAATCACCAAGCACGGTGTGGACGGGACGCCGTCCTACTCTGTCTCCGGTCGTATCAAGGATCCAA GAGTGTTCCAGCCCCCAGGCCCTGGGGCATACTCCCCGGAGAAGGTCCACCCCCAGGGGGAGCGGCACGCCCCTGTGTACTCCATGGCGGCCCGTACGCGCTACCGTAAGCGGGACGCCGTGCCCGCCCCCAACAGCTACAGCCTGCCCCAGCTGCTGGGCTCCAAGGTGCCCAACAAGTTCTCCAGTGCCAGCTACTCCATGACGGCTCGCTCCAAGACGGGCAGTTTCTCGGAGGACCTCGCCAAGGCGCCCGGGCCGGGCCGGTACAACGCCACCGACCCgaacattgtcaacaacaagAAGCCGGCCTACTCCATGTTAGGGCGCAGCTTCATGCCGGGAGACTCCACCAAGAAGCCGGGACCCGGCGCGCATTACCCGGAGAGAGTTTACGTCACGAAGAAGAAGGCGCCCACATATTCGCTGGGCATCAGGCACTCAGAGTACATCACACCCCTCATTGTGGACGTGGCTGACTAA
- the LOC118409765 gene encoding cyclin-dependent kinases regulatory subunit 1-like: protein MAHKHIYYSDKYYDDKFEYRHVMLPKELAKLVPKSHLMSETEWRGIGVQQSQGWCHYMKHEPEPHILLFRRPITTPPEQQCH, encoded by the exons ATGGCTCACAAACATATCTATTACTCGGACAAGTATTACGATGATAAATTCGAATACAG ACATGTGATGTTGCCGAAGGAACTTGCCAAACTGGTCCCCAAGAGCCACCTGATGTCAGAGACGGAGTGGAGAGGCATCGGAGTGCAGCAGAGCCAGGGCTGGTGCCACTACATGAAGCATGAGCCAG AACCACACATCCTCCTGTTCCGGCGGCCCATCACCACTCCGCCAGAGCAGCAGTGTCACTAG